In Janibacter cremeus, a genomic segment contains:
- a CDS encoding helix-turn-helix domain-containing protein, with translation MVLLREELGDVLRSARRARGSTLRDVSARASVSLGYLSEVERGEKEASSELVASICQALDLPMSVVFSEIALRADRAERASAPVALPVANRDETVVSAA, from the coding sequence ATGGTGCTGTTGAGAGAAGAGCTCGGCGACGTGCTCCGCAGTGCCCGGCGTGCCCGGGGGAGCACCCTGCGGGACGTGTCCGCCAGGGCCTCGGTCTCCCTCGGCTACCTCAGCGAGGTCGAGCGCGGTGAGAAGGAAGCGAGCTCGGAGCTCGTCGCCTCCATCTGCCAGGCGCTGGACCTGCCGATGTCCGTCGTCTTCTCCGAGATCGCCCTGCGGGCCGACCGTGCCGAGCGTGCGAGTGCCCCGGTCGCACTACCCGTGGCCAACCGCGACGAGACGGTCGTCTCCGCAGCCTGA
- a CDS encoding DNA-formamidopyrimidine glycosylase family protein, giving the protein MPEGDTVRRSAQRLGQALAGAQLTLVDIRWSTTGEDPVRDARVEEVVARGKHLLHRFDSGWTLHTHLRMEGAWRIEASNSPAAIRYLRRADLRVALGTASWTTLGLRLGEVDLVRREDEHRLVAHLGPDVLGPDWDVAAAVARLSAATNDTLASALLDQRNLAGVGTFWASEALFAQRLHPWQPVGQLTLPELTALVERVHALMGRGFDLAMQSSTGERRSDRRSFVHGRVARPCRRCGSTIRVAPLAVGGQERAFFSCPGCQGGLAPADDGRDQPPLGHRRQ; this is encoded by the coding sequence GTGCCCGAGGGTGACACCGTCCGGCGCTCAGCGCAGCGTCTGGGACAGGCGCTCGCCGGGGCGCAGCTGACGCTCGTCGACATACGCTGGAGCACCACCGGGGAGGACCCGGTGCGCGACGCACGGGTCGAGGAGGTCGTCGCCCGGGGCAAGCACCTGCTCCACCGCTTCGACAGCGGATGGACCCTCCACACGCACCTGCGGATGGAGGGGGCCTGGCGCATCGAGGCGAGCAACTCACCGGCGGCGATACGGTACCTGCGTCGTGCGGACCTACGCGTGGCCCTCGGGACCGCGTCGTGGACGACCCTGGGCCTGCGCCTCGGGGAGGTCGACCTCGTGCGCAGGGAGGACGAGCACCGGCTCGTCGCGCACCTCGGGCCCGATGTGCTCGGCCCGGACTGGGACGTGGCGGCCGCCGTCGCGCGCCTGTCCGCGGCTACGAACGACACGCTGGCCTCGGCTCTGCTCGACCAACGCAACCTGGCGGGGGTCGGTACCTTCTGGGCCAGCGAGGCGCTCTTCGCCCAACGGTTGCACCCGTGGCAACCCGTGGGGCAACTCACGCTCCCCGAGCTCACCGCCCTCGTGGAGCGGGTACACGCACTGATGGGTCGCGGCTTCGACCTGGCGATGCAGTCCTCGACCGGCGAGCGCCGCTCCGATCGCCGGAGCTTCGTCCACGGTCGCGTCGCTCGCCCGTGCCGACGGTGCGGCTCGACCATCCGGGTGGCCCCATTGGCCGTGGGTGGACAAGAACGCGCCTTCTTCTCGTGCCCCGGCTGCCAAGGGGGACTGGCACCCGCCGATGACGGGCGGGATCAGCCGCCCTTGGGCCACCGTCGTCAGTGA
- a CDS encoding ATP-dependent helicase, with protein sequence MTDDVLDRFSPATAAWFGSNFAAPTAAQEGAWRAVSAGSHALVVAPTGSGKTLSAFLWALDRLASQPRPQEPLRRCRVLYISPLKALAVDVERNLRSPLVGIGHAADRLGLAAPEVSVSVRSGDTPAKERRAFAKAPSDVLITTPESLFLMLTSGARDALAGVETVIVDEIHALAGTKRGAHLALSLERLDALLDRPAQRIGLSATVRPTQEVGRFLTGGRPVEIVAPTSHKQWQLDVVVPVADLTELGGSTGDLSGAAASEPQRTSIWPHVEERVVDLVSQHRTTLVFVNSRRVAERLTGRLNEIWHERTAPAEDSPPPSRPPAEMMAQAGSDAGAPAVLARAHHGSVSKEARAEIEEDLKSGRLPCVVATSSLELGIDMGAIDLVIQIESPPSVASGLQRVGRAGHQVGAVSHGVVVPKFRGDLVQSAVVVERMREGAIEALSVPANPLDVLAQQVVAMCALDDWQVDDVGELVRRAAPFASLPESLLHATLDMLAGRYPSEDFAELRPRITWDRVAGTVVGRRGAQRLAVTSGGTIPDRGLYGVFLASGDGPGRRVGELDEEMVYESRVGDVFTLGTSSWRIEDITHDQVLVTPAPGQPGKLPFWHGDQIGRPAELGRAVGAFVREVCGLDAKGATARLSEAGLDPWAADNLLQYLAEQREATGLLPDDRTIVVERFRDEIGDWRMAVHSPFGAQVHAPWALAVSARMRERFGVDVQAMHGDDGIMLRLPDVEFGDETGLHASELLDLITLDPADVDTLVTDEIGGSALFAARFRECAARALLLPRRRPDKRQPLWQQRQRAASLLQVASGHSDFPIVLEAVRECVQDVFDVPSLTELMTAITRRRVTLVDVESPRPSPFATSLMFGYVAQFLYEGDSPLAERRAAALTLDPTLLADLLGRGEQLSLADLLDPRAVERTAAELQHLVPARAARDADDLSDLVRVLGPLGLAALVERSVPELDEPSVRSALAALEAARQVIRVPVAGEERWASIDDAARLRDALGVSLPAGLPGTALEPVADPFGGLVTRYARTHVPFAATDLAEHYGISRAVAVDALRRLVHAGRLAEGDLLPVECGGRGGEFCDVEVLRTLRRRSLAALRHEVEPVEPRQYARFLTAWQGMGRRMRGRDGVLRVVEQLSGVLLPASALEALVLPARVDDPVAPLLDDLMSSGEVLWAGHGPLPGDDAWVSLHLADGAAATLPVPTSDDLTELERAVHTVLGSGGAYFFRDIADAVARAEVEHAGGGSPRSPATDDELADALWSLVHRGLVTGDTLAPVRGLLAGGRSAHRAPRRPMSRSRYGGRPRLGRSGVPSRSGPPRVAGRWSLLPAAETDPTIRVHAAAEGLLDRYGVVTRGAVVAEEVTGGFAAIHRVLSVAEEAGQVRRGYFVEGLGASQFAVPGAVDEVRSTRASQEALVLAATDPANAWGAALRWPERSADRSGHQPGRKAGALVVIVDGEIVLYVERGGRTLLTWGDDPGVLGTAAQGLADAVRRGALGRITVHKADGTPVLGSTDPLALALTDAGFTMTPRGLRLRPTGGR encoded by the coding sequence ATGACCGACGACGTCCTCGACCGCTTCTCCCCTGCCACCGCTGCGTGGTTCGGGAGCAATTTCGCCGCGCCCACCGCGGCGCAGGAGGGCGCGTGGCGGGCGGTCAGCGCCGGCTCCCACGCACTCGTCGTCGCCCCGACCGGCTCGGGCAAGACCCTCTCGGCCTTCCTCTGGGCGCTGGACCGACTCGCCTCGCAGCCACGTCCGCAGGAGCCGCTGCGGCGCTGCCGGGTCCTCTACATCTCCCCGCTGAAGGCCCTGGCAGTCGACGTCGAGCGCAACCTGCGCTCCCCGCTCGTCGGCATCGGCCACGCGGCCGACCGCCTCGGTCTGGCCGCCCCCGAGGTCAGCGTCTCCGTGCGCTCCGGTGACACCCCGGCGAAAGAGCGCCGGGCCTTCGCCAAGGCCCCCAGCGACGTCCTCATCACGACCCCCGAGTCGCTCTTCCTCATGCTCACCTCCGGGGCGCGCGATGCGCTCGCGGGGGTCGAGACCGTCATCGTCGACGAGATCCACGCCCTGGCCGGCACGAAGCGCGGCGCCCACCTGGCACTCTCACTCGAGCGGCTCGATGCCCTGCTGGACCGGCCTGCCCAGCGAATCGGGCTGTCGGCCACCGTGCGACCGACTCAGGAGGTCGGCCGCTTCCTCACCGGCGGTCGTCCCGTCGAGATCGTCGCGCCGACCTCGCACAAGCAGTGGCAGCTCGACGTCGTCGTCCCCGTCGCCGACCTCACCGAGCTCGGCGGGTCCACCGGGGACCTCAGCGGTGCTGCCGCGAGCGAGCCGCAGCGCACCTCGATCTGGCCACACGTCGAGGAGCGGGTCGTCGACCTCGTCTCGCAGCACCGCACGACGCTCGTCTTCGTCAACTCGCGTCGGGTCGCCGAGCGCCTCACCGGACGGCTGAACGAGATCTGGCACGAACGCACCGCTCCGGCCGAGGATTCCCCGCCACCGAGTCGTCCGCCGGCCGAGATGATGGCCCAGGCCGGGTCCGACGCAGGCGCGCCGGCGGTCCTCGCCCGCGCCCACCACGGCTCGGTGAGCAAGGAAGCACGCGCCGAGATCGAGGAGGACCTGAAGTCCGGGCGCCTGCCCTGCGTCGTCGCCACCTCCAGCCTCGAGCTCGGCATCGACATGGGTGCGATCGATCTCGTCATCCAGATCGAGTCACCCCCCTCGGTGGCCTCCGGCCTGCAACGGGTGGGCCGCGCCGGGCACCAGGTCGGCGCCGTCAGCCACGGCGTCGTCGTCCCCAAGTTCCGCGGCGATCTCGTCCAGTCCGCCGTCGTCGTGGAGCGCATGCGCGAGGGCGCCATCGAGGCCCTGAGCGTCCCGGCCAATCCGCTCGACGTCCTCGCCCAGCAGGTCGTGGCGATGTGTGCCCTCGACGACTGGCAGGTCGATGACGTGGGCGAGCTGGTGCGGCGGGCCGCCCCCTTCGCGTCGCTGCCGGAGAGCCTGCTGCACGCGACCCTCGACATGCTCGCCGGGCGCTACCCCTCCGAGGACTTCGCCGAGCTGCGCCCGCGCATCACCTGGGACCGGGTCGCCGGCACCGTCGTCGGCCGCCGTGGCGCACAACGGCTGGCGGTGACCAGCGGCGGCACGATCCCCGACCGTGGCCTGTACGGCGTCTTCCTCGCCAGCGGGGACGGTCCCGGTCGTCGGGTGGGTGAGCTCGACGAGGAGATGGTCTACGAGTCACGTGTCGGCGACGTCTTCACCCTCGGCACGAGCAGCTGGCGGATCGAGGACATCACCCACGACCAGGTCCTCGTCACGCCGGCACCGGGCCAGCCGGGCAAGCTGCCGTTCTGGCACGGCGACCAGATCGGGCGTCCGGCCGAGCTGGGCAGAGCCGTCGGCGCCTTCGTCCGTGAGGTCTGCGGCCTGGACGCGAAGGGGGCGACCGCCCGCCTGTCCGAGGCCGGGCTGGACCCGTGGGCGGCGGATAACCTCCTGCAGTACCTCGCTGAGCAGCGCGAGGCGACCGGTCTGCTGCCCGATGACCGCACGATCGTCGTCGAGCGCTTCCGCGACGAGATCGGTGACTGGCGGATGGCGGTCCACTCCCCCTTCGGCGCGCAGGTGCACGCGCCGTGGGCGCTGGCGGTCTCCGCGCGGATGCGCGAGCGCTTCGGCGTCGACGTGCAGGCGATGCACGGTGACGACGGGATCATGCTGCGTCTGCCGGATGTGGAGTTCGGGGACGAGACGGGGCTGCACGCAAGCGAGCTGCTCGACCTGATCACCCTGGATCCGGCCGACGTCGACACCCTCGTCACCGACGAGATCGGGGGTTCGGCGCTCTTCGCGGCGCGGTTCCGAGAGTGCGCAGCCCGCGCCCTGCTGCTCCCCCGCCGACGTCCGGACAAACGCCAACCGTTGTGGCAGCAGCGCCAGCGCGCTGCCTCCCTGCTGCAGGTCGCCAGCGGGCACTCCGACTTCCCGATCGTGCTCGAGGCAGTGCGTGAGTGCGTCCAGGACGTCTTCGACGTACCCTCCCTGACCGAGCTGATGACCGCGATCACGCGACGACGGGTCACGCTCGTCGACGTCGAGAGCCCGCGGCCTTCCCCCTTCGCCACGTCCTTGATGTTCGGCTACGTCGCGCAGTTCCTCTACGAGGGCGATTCGCCGTTGGCCGAGCGGCGCGCTGCCGCCCTCACCCTCGACCCGACGCTGCTGGCCGACCTGCTCGGGCGCGGTGAGCAGCTCTCCCTGGCCGACCTGCTCGATCCCCGGGCCGTGGAACGCACTGCGGCCGAGCTGCAGCACCTCGTGCCCGCGCGTGCCGCGCGGGATGCTGATGACCTCTCCGACCTCGTCCGGGTCCTCGGCCCGCTGGGGCTCGCCGCTCTCGTCGAGCGCAGCGTCCCCGAGCTCGATGAGCCGTCCGTTCGTTCGGCCCTGGCCGCGCTCGAAGCGGCTCGCCAGGTCATCCGTGTCCCGGTCGCGGGCGAGGAGCGGTGGGCGAGTATCGACGACGCCGCCCGCCTGCGGGACGCCCTCGGTGTCTCCCTTCCCGCTGGTCTACCGGGCACCGCACTCGAGCCCGTCGCCGACCCGTTCGGCGGCCTCGTCACCCGCTACGCCCGCACGCACGTGCCCTTCGCCGCCACGGACCTCGCCGAGCACTACGGCATCTCCCGGGCCGTCGCCGTCGATGCCCTGCGCCGGCTCGTCCACGCGGGGCGGCTCGCCGAGGGCGACCTGTTGCCGGTCGAGTGCGGGGGCCGAGGTGGCGAGTTCTGTGATGTCGAGGTGCTGCGGACCCTGCGTCGGCGCTCGCTCGCGGCGCTCCGCCACGAGGTGGAGCCGGTGGAGCCACGGCAATACGCTCGCTTCCTCACGGCGTGGCAAGGCATGGGGAGGAGGATGCGCGGGCGCGATGGCGTGCTCCGCGTCGTCGAGCAGCTCAGCGGTGTCCTGCTCCCGGCCAGTGCGCTCGAGGCGCTCGTGCTGCCGGCGCGCGTCGACGACCCGGTCGCACCGTTGCTCGACGACCTCATGAGCAGCGGTGAGGTGCTCTGGGCCGGGCACGGACCGCTGCCCGGCGACGACGCCTGGGTCAGCCTGCACCTCGCGGACGGGGCGGCGGCGACCCTGCCCGTGCCCACGAGTGACGACCTGACCGAGCTGGAACGGGCCGTGCACACGGTGCTGGGAAGCGGGGGTGCGTACTTCTTCCGGGACATCGCCGACGCGGTCGCACGAGCCGAGGTCGAGCACGCAGGTGGCGGCTCGCCCCGGAGTCCGGCGACCGATGACGAGCTGGCCGACGCACTGTGGTCCCTCGTCCACCGTGGGTTGGTCACCGGCGACACCCTGGCCCCGGTCCGCGGCCTCCTCGCCGGTGGTCGCTCGGCGCACCGCGCTCCCCGTCGCCCGATGAGTCGCAGCCGGTACGGGGGTCGCCCCCGCCTGGGCAGGTCAGGAGTCCCGAGCCGTAGCGGACCGCCGCGTGTGGCCGGCCGCTGGTCTCTCCTGCCCGCCGCCGAGACCGATCCGACGATCCGCGTGCACGCAGCCGCCGAGGGACTGCTCGACCGGTATGGCGTGGTCACCCGCGGAGCCGTCGTCGCGGAGGAAGTCACGGGCGGATTCGCAGCGATCCACCGGGTGCTCAGCGTGGCTGAAGAAGCCGGACAGGTGCGCCGCGGGTACTTCGTCGAGGGGCTGGGTGCGTCCCAGTTCGCCGTGCCGGGCGCAGTGGACGAGGTCCGGTCGACCCGTGCGAGCCAGGAGGCGCTCGTCCTCGCCGCCACCGACCCGGCCAACGCCTGGGGAGCCGCCCTGCGGTGGCCCGAGCGCTCTGCGGACCGGTCCGGGCACCAGCCCGGGCGCAAGGCCGGTGCACTCGTCGTCATCGTGGACGGGGAGATCGTCCTCTACGTCGAGCGCGGAGGTCGCACCCTGCTGACCTGGGGTGATGACCCGGGGGTGCTGGGAACTGCGGCGCAGGGGCTCGCCGATGCCGTGCGCCGTGGTGCCCTCGGCCGGATCACGGTGCACAAGGCCGACGGCACGCCGGTTCTGGGCTCCACCGATCCGCTCGCGCTCGCGCTGACCGACGCCGGCTTCACGATGACCCCGCGCGGGTTGCGACTGCGGCCGACCGGGGGTCGCTGA
- a CDS encoding DUF7310 family coiled-coil domain-containing protein, producing MTAIDLERKVRQHDNDISAVYTMIADIQNTQRRHTNRFDELTEDVGSLDGRMSSLEKRTSSLEAKVDSLTGKVESLEGKVNSVDGKLDQVLDLLRR from the coding sequence ATGACAGCGATCGATCTGGAACGCAAGGTGCGTCAGCACGACAACGACATCTCTGCCGTCTACACGATGATCGCTGACATCCAGAACACCCAGCGGCGCCACACCAACCGCTTCGACGAGTTGACCGAGGACGTCGGGTCACTCGACGGACGCATGTCCTCTCTTGAGAAGCGCACGTCCTCGCTGGAGGCAAAGGTCGACTCGCTCACCGGCAAGGTCGAGTCTCTCGAGGGCAAGGTCAACTCTGTGGACGGCAAGCTCGATCAGGTGCTGGACCTGCTGAGGCGCTGA
- a CDS encoding carboxymuconolactone decarboxylase family protein, producing the protein MTARIAPGGLKDLGPIRWGFSRAAGKVTGTEPPAIFTTLGRTKGLFTGWLHFAGRLMPFGSLQRRESEMVILTVATQRACEYEREHHRLLGRRAGLTSTEIEGILADEVVESLSPRERVLRESARTLVRAKDLDDEQWAALRRMTTEREAIELLLLVGHYDMLATTLMTLRLEPDQHR; encoded by the coding sequence ATGACTGCGCGGATCGCCCCGGGCGGCCTGAAGGACCTCGGCCCGATCCGCTGGGGGTTCTCCCGGGCCGCAGGCAAGGTCACGGGCACCGAGCCACCGGCGATCTTCACCACCCTCGGCCGCACCAAAGGGCTGTTCACCGGCTGGCTGCACTTCGCCGGTCGGCTGATGCCCTTCGGCTCGCTGCAGCGTCGGGAGTCGGAGATGGTCATCCTCACCGTCGCGACGCAGCGGGCGTGCGAGTACGAGCGGGAGCACCACCGCCTGCTCGGAAGGCGCGCCGGCCTGACCTCCACCGAGATCGAGGGGATCCTCGCCGACGAGGTCGTCGAGTCGCTGAGCCCGCGCGAGCGAGTGCTCCGCGAGAGCGCCCGAACCCTCGTGCGGGCCAAGGACCTCGATGACGAGCAGTGGGCGGCCTTGCGGCGCATGACCACCGAGCGCGAGGCGATCGAGCTGCTCCTGCTCGTCGGCCACTACGACATGCTCGCGACGACGTTGATGACGCTACGTCTGGAGCCTGACCAGCACCGGTGA
- a CDS encoding SDR family NAD(P)-dependent oxidoreductase yields MSLHPLPKYTPALRGRRVLITGAARGIGAATADLLTAHGARVAVMGLEPDLLAGVAARNNAPWRECDVADPGAVDRAVEDLVTELGGLDVVIANAGIAKQLPLIGGQPGVMEAHLRVNTLGTFYTLRAAGPHISHPSGYALATASLGGAVHVPLLGAYSASKAAVEAIGNTLRQEIRPSGAKVGVAYYSELETDMTERGFATKAGEKLTGGGTVSGVAPIEAGLRALERGIARRSRRITAPAWVAPVVPLRHVAQRVIELKPLPDLEESLEIARTEQIGYTTEQPSTGPATLGSGESA; encoded by the coding sequence ATGAGCCTCCATCCGCTGCCCAAGTACACCCCCGCCCTGCGTGGCCGTCGCGTCCTGATCACCGGCGCGGCCCGGGGCATCGGCGCCGCGACCGCCGACCTGCTGACCGCCCACGGGGCGCGCGTGGCCGTGATGGGCCTCGAGCCCGACCTCCTCGCCGGTGTTGCCGCGCGCAACAACGCCCCATGGCGTGAGTGCGACGTCGCCGATCCGGGCGCCGTGGACCGGGCGGTCGAGGATCTGGTGACCGAGCTCGGCGGTCTCGACGTCGTCATCGCCAATGCCGGTATCGCCAAGCAGCTGCCGCTCATCGGCGGGCAGCCGGGCGTGATGGAGGCCCACCTGCGGGTCAACACTCTCGGCACCTTCTACACCCTGCGCGCCGCTGGTCCGCACATCAGCCACCCGTCCGGGTACGCCCTGGCCACCGCGTCCTTGGGCGGGGCCGTGCACGTGCCCCTGCTGGGGGCCTACAGCGCGAGCAAGGCCGCGGTCGAGGCCATCGGCAACACGCTGCGCCAGGAGATCAGGCCGAGCGGGGCGAAGGTCGGGGTCGCCTACTACTCCGAGCTGGAGACCGACATGACCGAGCGGGGTTTCGCCACCAAGGCCGGCGAGAAGCTCACCGGCGGTGGCACCGTCAGCGGTGTCGCGCCCATCGAGGCCGGCCTGCGCGCCCTCGAGCGCGGCATCGCCCGGCGCAGCCGGCGGATCACTGCCCCGGCCTGGGTCGCGCCGGTCGTGCCGCTGCGCCATGTCGCACAGCGGGTCATCGAGCTCAAGCCCCTGCCCGATCTCGAGGAGTCGCTCGAGATCGCCCGCACGGAGCAGATCGGCTACACCACCGAACAGCCGAGTACCGGGCCCGCGACGCTCGGGTCGGGCGAGTCGGCATGA
- a CDS encoding lysoplasmalogenase family protein, whose product MRTDLLAYVPAAVTTTVAAMAGRDRIHLVSKLALAPTLAAGVAATRSTRPRGRTTTLLAALGGSLVGDWFMYRSGQTEGATSRQQMRLGASAFAVQQVGLIRTLLRDGARPQPVPSAAAAGVMGVLAVLDSDGGGLPDPVLGGYGVLLGSMSALAMGEGGPPRPRRGVALGGALFLLSDAAIIVGQQYATTPRRRMVADGVILSTYTAALALLVHGLRD is encoded by the coding sequence ATGAGAACCGATCTGCTCGCCTACGTGCCCGCGGCGGTGACGACAACCGTGGCGGCGATGGCCGGACGGGACCGTATCCACCTGGTCAGCAAGCTGGCTCTCGCCCCGACGCTCGCGGCCGGCGTCGCCGCGACCCGGTCGACGCGTCCGCGCGGACGCACGACGACACTGCTCGCCGCGCTCGGCGGCTCCCTCGTCGGCGACTGGTTCATGTACCGCTCGGGCCAGACCGAGGGAGCGACCTCCCGGCAGCAGATGCGGCTGGGCGCGAGCGCCTTCGCCGTCCAGCAGGTGGGGCTGATCCGCACGTTGCTGCGCGACGGTGCGCGGCCGCAACCGGTCCCGTCGGCGGCTGCGGCAGGGGTGATGGGCGTGCTCGCAGTGCTCGACTCCGACGGCGGCGGCCTCCCCGACCCCGTCCTGGGCGGGTACGGCGTGCTCCTGGGCTCGATGTCGGCACTGGCCATGGGCGAAGGGGGCCCACCGCGGCCTCGTCGCGGGGTCGCCCTGGGCGGGGCCCTCTTCCTGCTCTCCGACGCGGCGATCATCGTCGGCCAGCAGTACGCGACCACACCCCGACGGCGGATGGTCGCCGACGGCGTCATCCTCTCGACGTACACGGCGGCCCTGGCGTTGCTGGTGCACGGCCTGCGCGATTGA
- a CDS encoding agmatine deiminase family protein yields MGRPTTRWHMPAEWQTHEQTWMAWPSHGYTLGDTEAEADEARRTWANVARAVAAFEPVTLVVQPRDIHECREYLRNDTAHPIDIVLADLDDAWMRDIGPTFVLGPQGELGGVDWVFNGWGAQAWASWEHDARVAAQVADASGAHHLPSPIVNEGGGLHVDGRGTVLLTETVQLDPGRNPGATKADIEAEVGPLLGVDTFIWLPRGLTRDYDEFGTRGHVDIVATFTEPGRVLLHWQEDESHPDHAVCRELEQVLLAASDSAGRSLQVTRIPAPTALTDEEGPVDWSYVNHLVCNGGVVACVFDDPNDERALQVLREVYPGREIVGVDARPLFDRGGGIHCITQQEPLSA; encoded by the coding sequence ATGGGGCGCCCGACGACCCGGTGGCACATGCCCGCCGAGTGGCAGACGCACGAGCAGACGTGGATGGCCTGGCCGAGCCACGGCTACACGCTCGGCGACACCGAGGCGGAGGCCGATGAGGCACGGCGTACGTGGGCGAACGTCGCCCGTGCGGTGGCCGCCTTCGAGCCGGTGACCCTGGTCGTCCAACCGCGCGACATCCACGAGTGCCGTGAGTACCTGCGCAACGATACCGCCCACCCGATCGACATCGTCCTGGCCGATCTCGACGATGCCTGGATGCGCGATATCGGCCCGACATTCGTTCTCGGCCCCCAGGGGGAGCTCGGCGGGGTCGACTGGGTCTTCAACGGCTGGGGCGCCCAGGCTTGGGCCTCGTGGGAGCACGACGCCCGGGTCGCCGCGCAGGTGGCGGACGCCTCGGGAGCCCACCACCTCCCTTCGCCCATCGTCAACGAGGGTGGCGGACTGCACGTCGATGGCCGGGGCACGGTCCTGCTCACCGAGACCGTCCAGCTCGACCCCGGCCGCAACCCCGGCGCGACGAAAGCGGACATCGAGGCGGAGGTCGGCCCGCTGCTGGGTGTGGACACCTTCATCTGGTTGCCGCGCGGCCTGACGCGCGACTACGACGAGTTCGGCACCCGAGGGCACGTCGACATCGTCGCGACCTTCACCGAGCCGGGACGTGTCCTGCTGCACTGGCAGGAGGACGAGTCGCACCCGGACCACGCGGTCTGCCGCGAGCTGGAGCAGGTACTGCTCGCCGCGAGCGACTCGGCCGGGCGCTCCCTGCAGGTCACCCGCATCCCCGCGCCCACCGCGCTGACCGACGAGGAGGGACCGGTCGACTGGTCCTACGTCAACCACCTCGTGTGCAACGGCGGCGTCGTCGCGTGCGTCTTCGACGACCCCAACGACGAGCGTGCGCTGCAGGTGCTGCGCGAGGTCTACCCCGGCCGCGAGATCGTCGGCGTCGACGCCCGTCCTCTCTTCGACCGAGGTGGCGGCATCCACTGCATCACCCAGCAGGAGCCGTTGTCCGCATGA
- a CDS encoding DUF3046 domain-containing protein, with the protein MSRFWTLMTDEFGAAYADTLARGHVVHALGDRTAAAALAEGMSPRTVWESLCEDLDIPEHRRLGIDRAPMPVPPRIANEPSE; encoded by the coding sequence GTGAGTCGATTCTGGACCCTCATGACGGACGAGTTCGGTGCGGCCTACGCCGACACGCTCGCCCGGGGTCACGTCGTGCACGCCCTCGGGGACCGCACCGCAGCCGCCGCGTTGGCGGAGGGCATGTCACCCCGCACCGTCTGGGAGTCCCTGTGCGAGGACCTCGACATCCCCGAGCACCGGCGCCTCGGCATCGACCGGGCGCCCATGCCGGTCCCGCCTCGGATCGCGAACGAGCCCTCGGAGTGA
- the thpR gene encoding RNA 2',3'-cyclic phosphodiesterase — protein MGQRMFVAVVPPQDVLDELADFLAPREGMPWIDPSQWHLTLAFLASVPDAREDEFVDHLGVAAARVTPFDVVLGGAGCFPEPSRAKVLWLGVDEVAGESLTRLATGARAAANVSGATPDGKAFVPHLSLARLKRSIEATKWLRVLDTFSSSRWRVREIELIASHLGEGPRRRPRYETVARLALSGE, from the coding sequence GTGGGACAGCGGATGTTCGTCGCGGTGGTGCCGCCGCAGGACGTGCTCGACGAGCTGGCCGACTTCCTGGCTCCCCGGGAGGGGATGCCGTGGATCGACCCCTCGCAGTGGCACCTGACGCTCGCCTTCCTGGCCTCGGTGCCCGACGCACGCGAGGACGAGTTCGTGGATCACCTCGGCGTGGCGGCGGCGCGGGTCACGCCCTTCGACGTGGTGCTCGGGGGCGCCGGGTGCTTCCCCGAGCCGTCCCGGGCCAAGGTGCTGTGGCTCGGCGTCGACGAGGTGGCGGGGGAGTCGCTCACGAGGTTGGCGACCGGGGCGCGGGCTGCGGCGAACGTCTCGGGCGCGACCCCCGACGGCAAGGCCTTCGTCCCCCATCTGTCCCTGGCCCGCCTGAAGCGCTCGATCGAGGCGACGAAGTGGCTGCGCGTGCTCGACACCTTCTCCTCGTCCCGGTGGCGGGTGCGCGAGATCGAGCTCATCGCCTCGCACCTGGGGGAGGGGCCGAGGCGTCGGCCCCGGTACGAGACGGTCGCCCGGCTCGCGTTGTCGGGGGAGTAG